One genomic region from Nocardia vinacea encodes:
- a CDS encoding helix-turn-helix domain-containing protein, with product MSVEDRLAKLERRLAAMDLIKDGSGQASGSAPQGGWALRRLHEEFANADQRNGGVMFAGSGSLPSTEEFDWQVQFSTDDIVGYDWDDAAECLAALGSPVRLRILREILRGSRTAAELTDLGEVGTSGEIYHHLRQLAATGWLHTVGHGHFEVPPNRVVALLVALATARR from the coding sequence GTGAGCGTGGAGGACCGACTAGCGAAGCTCGAACGCCGACTCGCGGCCATGGACCTCATCAAGGATGGCAGCGGGCAAGCGAGTGGATCCGCCCCGCAGGGCGGATGGGCGCTGCGGCGGCTTCATGAGGAGTTCGCGAATGCGGACCAGCGCAATGGCGGGGTGATGTTCGCCGGTTCGGGCTCACTACCCAGCACGGAAGAGTTCGACTGGCAAGTCCAGTTCAGCACCGATGACATCGTCGGCTACGACTGGGACGATGCCGCCGAATGCCTCGCCGCCCTTGGTAGTCCGGTCCGCCTGCGCATTCTTCGGGAGATACTTCGGGGCAGCAGAACCGCCGCCGAACTCACAGACCTCGGTGAGGTGGGCACCTCCGGCGAGATCTACCACCACCTCCGTCAACTAGCAGCGACCGGCTGGCTCCACACCGTGGGCCACGGCCACTTCGAAGTCCCCCCGAATCGGGTCGTCGCGCTACTCGTCGCGCTGGCTACCGCACGCAGATGA
- a CDS encoding acyl-CoA synthetase, with amino-acid sequence MKLAHALEVVKAFEVLRARGVSDPKKPLETLRTVKESKVYGPQATLIRHSARIVPNAPGLVDERGELIYRQLDEQSTAIARGLRQANLTEGSVVGVLARDHRGLILAMAAAGKLGVRVALMNTGFAKPQFAEVCAREKVKAVLHDSEFLGLLDALPPNLPRYLTWVDEGTELPEGAQTLDDLIAANSTADLPAPSKPGGFVILTSGTTGLPKGAPRSKVTPLATAQMVDRIPFPVRGTQVIVSPIFHSTGLGTYLVASAMSNKVVVRRRFDAEATLKMVADHKAEMLVAVPTMLHRMTELAPEIRAKYDTTSLKCILLAGSALSPELCAKATQIFGPVLYNLYGSTECAVATVANPDDLAIAPGTVGRAPITCEVRLYDDNDKQVNAINTTARIFIRSGAPFEGYTDGRHKQIIDGYMSSGDVGHFDEHGLLMVDGRDDDMIVSGGENVFPQEVENLLLERPDVFDAAVVGVDDVEFGKRLRAFVVPEAGRSPDGEEIKAYVKENLARYKVPREVIFLDDLPRNPTGKLLRRVLVEYEVNA; translated from the coding sequence ATGAAGTTGGCGCATGCGCTGGAGGTTGTGAAGGCATTCGAGGTGCTGCGGGCGCGCGGGGTCAGCGATCCGAAGAAGCCGCTGGAAACCTTGCGGACGGTGAAGGAATCGAAGGTCTACGGGCCGCAGGCGACCTTGATCCGGCATTCGGCCCGCATCGTGCCCAATGCCCCAGGGCTGGTTGACGAGCGCGGCGAACTGATCTACCGGCAACTCGACGAGCAGTCGACCGCGATCGCTCGCGGGCTGCGACAGGCGAATCTGACCGAGGGGTCCGTGGTCGGTGTGCTCGCCCGCGACCATCGCGGTCTCATCCTTGCCATGGCCGCAGCGGGCAAGCTCGGCGTGCGGGTCGCGCTGATGAATACCGGCTTCGCCAAACCGCAGTTCGCCGAGGTCTGCGCCCGCGAGAAGGTCAAGGCCGTCCTGCACGACAGCGAGTTCCTCGGCCTGCTCGACGCGCTGCCGCCGAATCTGCCGCGCTACCTCACCTGGGTCGACGAGGGCACCGAATTGCCCGAGGGCGCACAGACTTTAGACGATCTCATCGCCGCCAACTCGACCGCGGACCTGCCCGCACCGTCCAAGCCGGGTGGGTTCGTCATCCTCACCAGCGGCACCACCGGCCTGCCGAAGGGGGCACCGCGCAGCAAGGTGACCCCGCTGGCCACCGCGCAGATGGTGGACCGAATCCCGTTCCCGGTCAGGGGAACTCAGGTCATCGTGTCGCCGATCTTCCACAGCACCGGCCTCGGCACCTACCTGGTGGCCTCCGCGATGAGCAATAAAGTGGTGGTGCGCCGCCGTTTCGACGCCGAGGCCACATTGAAGATGGTGGCCGACCACAAGGCCGAAATGCTGGTCGCGGTGCCGACCATGCTGCACCGGATGACCGAACTGGCTCCGGAGATCCGCGCCAAATACGACACCACCTCGCTGAAATGCATTCTGCTCGCGGGTTCGGCGCTGTCGCCGGAGTTGTGCGCCAAGGCCACGCAGATCTTCGGTCCCGTCCTGTACAACCTGTACGGCTCGACCGAATGCGCCGTCGCCACCGTCGCGAACCCGGACGATCTGGCCATCGCACCCGGCACCGTCGGCCGGGCGCCGATCACCTGCGAGGTCCGGCTCTACGACGACAACGACAAGCAGGTCAATGCGATCAATACCACCGCGCGCATCTTCATCCGCAGCGGTGCGCCGTTCGAGGGCTACACCGACGGCAGGCATAAGCAGATCATCGACGGCTATATGTCCAGCGGCGATGTCGGCCACTTCGACGAGCACGGCCTGCTGATGGTGGACGGCCGCGATGACGACATGATCGTCTCCGGCGGCGAGAACGTCTTCCCGCAGGAAGTCGAGAACCTGCTGCTGGAGCGGCCGGATGTGTTCGATGCGGCCGTCGTCGGCGTCGACGACGTGGAATTCGGCAAGCGCCTGCGCGCCTTCGTGGTCCCCGAGGCCGGTCGCTCCCCCGACGGCGAGGAGATCAAGGCCTACGTCAAGGAGAATCTGGCCCGCTACAAGGTGCCGCGCGAGGTGATCTTCCTCGACGATCTGCCCCGCAACCCCACCGGCAAGCTGCTGCGCCGAGTGCTCGTGGAGTACGAAGTCAACGCTTAG